A segment of the Hallerella succinigenes genome:
CTTGCAATATTTTCACAGGGTAGAAATCAGTTTTTCCCAATAGTTATGCGGGCTGGGCGGGATTTTAAGGGACGACTACATAGGCATCGAACTCCTGGTTGTTGTAAAATAAACCCTTGGTTTTGAGCTCGCCACGGTCCATCGCCTCGAAAAGTTCGTCAAATTTACGGTCGTGGTCAAGCAGATGCTCGTCATGACCGGTCAAGCGGCAGTCCTGTTCCAAATCTTTTGCTTCTACATTTGAAAGCCGGTTGACGAGGCCTCCGTTACCCATCATAAGGTGACGCAGTTGCACGAATGCCCGCATGATGGCGATGTTGACCTTGATTGCAGACTCACTTTTTAGAACCGAAGATAGCATCGCTACGCCTTGTTCGGTGAAAGCTAAAGAACGGTATTTTGTGTGCTTTCCCTTTAAATTTTGCCCCTTTTTTTCTAAGGTCGCATTTTGCGACCTTAGAAGTTGCGATTCCTCTAAAGAGAGATGTATGCAAAAATCTTCGGGAAAACGCTCAATATTGCGCTTTACCTGCTCATTTATACG
Coding sequences within it:
- a CDS encoding ORF6N domain-containing protein, translating into MAKKTEKTDDSVPNPIVESGVEKMIQIVRGKQVLLDRDLATLYGVETKRINEQVKRNIERFPEDFCIHLSLEESQLLRSQNATLEKKGQNLKGKHTKYRSLAFTEQGVAMLSSVLKSESAIKVNIAIMRAFVQLRHLMMGNGGLVNRLSNVEAKDLEQDCRLTGHDEHLLDHDRKFDELFEAMDRGELKTKGLFYNNQEFDAYVVVP